A stretch of Gammaproteobacteria bacterium DNA encodes these proteins:
- a CDS encoding SulP family inorganic anion transporter, with amino-acid sequence MKLIHYTRADFLGNLKGNIFGGITAGIVALPLALAFGIASGAGPVAGLYGAIILGFFAAIFGGTPSQISGPTGPMTVVMTAVIAKFMAQHPDQGMALAFTTVVLGGVLQALMGVFRLGRYIVMVPYPVISGFMTGIGVIIIFLQLPVLIGVPSSGGVLGALNQFVTHLPQMQSDAVLVGLASLGVIFLWRGRFAHWLPAPLLALIVGTLLISLINPNSPIDRIGEIPSALPHFQWPTFTLDVLPDMLANAAMLAILGSIDSLLTSLVADNITGTRHDSDRELIGQGIGNTLAGLFGGLPGAGATMRTVVNVRAGGTGPLSGVIHALLLLAVALGLGFMFEGIPQAVLAGILVKVGIDIIDWPFLKRFHRLPAFTVFLTLLVLVLTVFVDLMTAVFIGVFIKNLVTLDKLSDLELGSVIISDGEHLDERLPQNEQQWLSSQGSASLLIRITGPISYAVGRRLLQRTEQFKGHRNVIIDLTSASLIGISTAMILEEIINKAKANGANVFLLGVHGKTKEELNKIGLLELVGISNIYDDLAGLQAHL; translated from the coding sequence CACTCGCGCAGATTTTCTTGGCAACCTCAAAGGCAATATTTTCGGTGGCATCACCGCCGGAATCGTGGCACTTCCGCTGGCCCTTGCATTCGGAATTGCCTCCGGTGCAGGCCCCGTCGCTGGCCTGTATGGCGCAATTATATTGGGTTTCTTTGCGGCCATCTTTGGCGGCACCCCGAGCCAGATCTCTGGGCCAACGGGTCCCATGACAGTGGTGATGACTGCAGTCATCGCCAAATTTATGGCGCAACACCCCGATCAAGGCATGGCATTGGCGTTCACAACGGTCGTGCTGGGTGGTGTCCTGCAGGCTCTGATGGGTGTATTTCGTCTCGGTCGTTACATTGTGATGGTGCCCTATCCCGTTATCTCGGGATTCATGACAGGAATCGGCGTCATCATCATCTTTCTACAACTTCCAGTTCTGATTGGAGTGCCATCGTCAGGCGGCGTCCTCGGTGCGCTCAACCAGTTCGTAACGCATCTGCCACAAATGCAAAGTGATGCCGTGCTTGTAGGCCTTGCCAGTCTGGGCGTTATCTTTTTGTGGCGCGGTCGTTTTGCACATTGGCTACCCGCACCATTACTTGCGCTGATCGTTGGGACACTGCTAATTTCTTTAATCAATCCTAATAGCCCAATCGACCGTATTGGCGAAATTCCGAGTGCACTGCCTCATTTCCAGTGGCCAACGTTTACACTGGATGTCCTACCGGACATGCTTGCGAATGCGGCAATGCTTGCCATCCTTGGGTCAATCGACTCATTGCTGACATCACTGGTGGCCGATAATATTACCGGCACTCGTCACGACAGTGACCGTGAGCTTATAGGGCAAGGCATCGGCAATACCCTAGCTGGTCTTTTTGGTGGACTCCCTGGTGCTGGCGCAACCATGCGAACAGTGGTCAATGTCCGAGCAGGCGGCACAGGGCCACTATCTGGTGTCATTCACGCCCTTCTCCTGCTTGCTGTCGCGCTCGGACTTGGTTTTATGTTCGAAGGCATACCCCAAGCGGTTTTGGCCGGCATACTCGTGAAAGTTGGTATTGATATTATTGACTGGCCTTTCCTCAAGCGATTTCACAGGCTGCCTGCCTTTACAGTATTTCTGACCTTGCTTGTCCTTGTATTGACAGTGTTCGTGGACTTAATGACCGCCGTATTTATTGGTGTCTTCATAAAAAACCTAGTGACACTAGACAAGCTTTCTGATCTTGAGCTTGGGTCAGTGATAATTTCGGATGGCGAACACTTGGACGAGCGACTGCCCCAAAATGAGCAACAATGGCTATCCAGTCAAGGGTCGGCCTCACTGCTTATCCGAATTACAGGACCGATCAGCTATGCGGTTGGCCGTCGACTACTTCAGCGTACCGAACAATTTAAAGGGCACCGAAACGTCATTATTGATTTAACTTCTGCTTCTCTCATTGGCATTTCCACGGCCATGATTCTTGAAGAAATTATTAACAAGGCCAAAGCCAATGGCGCCAATGTGTTTCTGCTCGGCGTCCATGGCAAAACAAAGGAAGAACTCAACAAAATTGGCCTGCTTGAGCTTGTTGGGATATCCAATATTTATGACGACCTAGCGGGTTTACAAGCTCATCTTTAA
- a CDS encoding GNAT family N-acetyltransferase, with product MATIREATVKDVAVIHQFIQELADYEQLSDEVTATISQLENTLFGETSVAHVLIAEQDNEPVGFALYFFNYSTFLAKPGIYLEDLYVRPKFRGRGVGTALLKKLAAIANERGCGRLEWSVLKWNKPAIDFYEKIGARPMDEWVTYRLAGKALSSFGAIRND from the coding sequence ATGGCAACCATTCGTGAAGCAACTGTTAAAGATGTGGCGGTTATTCACCAATTTATCCAAGAGCTTGCTGATTATGAACAACTATCGGATGAGGTGACAGCCACCATTTCACAGTTAGAGAACACACTGTTTGGCGAGACGTCGGTCGCACACGTGCTTATTGCGGAGCAGGATAATGAGCCGGTCGGCTTCGCCTTGTACTTTTTTAACTATTCGACGTTCTTGGCGAAGCCTGGGATCTATCTGGAAGATTTATACGTGAGGCCAAAATTCCGAGGGCGAGGGGTCGGCACCGCATTGTTGAAAAAACTTGCGGCAATTGCCAATGAAAGAGGCTGCGGTCGGCTTGAATGGTCGGTACTTAAATGGAACAAACCCGCGATTGATTTTTATGAAAAGATTGGGGCGCGTCCAATGGATGAGTGGGTAACCTATCGTTTGGCGGGAAAAGCCTTATCCTCTTTTGGCGCAATTCGAAATGATTGA